A window from Haloarchaeobius amylolyticus encodes these proteins:
- a CDS encoding tetratricopeptide repeat protein — protein sequence MDGDDVSDALELLDRRYRFLECIESGPAHVRDLTAALGVSRSTVNRGVRELTEAGWIARTDEGYVLTTAGSLVLDHHRDHLAGLRAVQSNHDLFDPIPPATPLEPAVLAGADITLSSSNRQYELLEQIHAMLDRATSLRALWPVAADDRSLSEVVGIAARGGSVTVAADPDIAERLQAEAETNGGVAQGSWHVESCDVLPRRLGVVDLVTDDERCVLLVVYSPTGGIHAVVENGSVGARRWADDLFRQYLGASQDHRLVDGPVGETGQQPVDELPESAAAPDVVTESGFRPLSSEYFEGTEVLAPATMLRAGPRLAEVRADMTLAREHVVDGDRRDFVADVLADVADGHDSVIIGLPGSGKSTCLKQAAYRWWHDGTGPVVYREAGRDAPIEDPTDLASALRAMDGHVLVAVEDATRGDVSRLFTLIQELSGDADVSFLLDSRRSEWADPDELLDARLETFRQDEIRPVSVPALDDTERDRFHAHVDRLLPGSLPPREEFTMPTWDDSDAEAGELLILSHRYGLFADPQDDRDAVTSLSQDVRSAYAAVADDPDALVVATLVNACNAAGLPVTPDLVYALAVDPDGPDLDAVDAALDDLDGHVLFGRVNGAYRTVHDAWSTAFLDEVVSTLDHAVAHRRFAGAVNALLALGGDPDRRDRIRSLRQGDAPVLEQVEADPVAWLTATAERLFSLGRETPGLAPLYGHGPHANLSFPDACPTSTVHSCLVARARMYSDAGDYEVALAECDYLEEVADATADENAKALLRARADKIRSYVWDRRGEFDDAWEYGLSSLEGFRAAGDRQGEARALNGVGVVAWLRGDVDEAKARFEAALDIYDEITDLRGEADVLNNLGMIQRERGDLDGAVERFEQSHEIRHTIGARVQALDSLINLGVTARDVGDLDAAIARFRQAVQESKTVGAREVEAHARRALGNTYRRAGDLGRSRESLERALEMTSAQENRHSQMLCLRGLAATACDDGRLDEAADHVEACLALVEELGDERDEALALAIRGRIAQQRGDLDVACEHLSSAIEMLESLDRSPGLAETYRDYASVCSANGVYEKAFDALDAAIERYESVGATPYLRETLTEAAEIAEAAGDEERVTASRERLEGMAEAE from the coding sequence ATGGATGGGGACGACGTCTCGGATGCGCTGGAACTCCTGGACCGTCGCTACCGGTTCCTGGAGTGCATCGAGTCGGGGCCAGCGCACGTCCGGGACCTCACGGCGGCACTCGGCGTCTCCCGGTCGACGGTGAACCGGGGGGTCCGTGAACTCACGGAGGCGGGCTGGATCGCGCGGACGGACGAGGGATACGTGCTCACGACGGCGGGGTCGCTGGTCCTCGACCACCACCGGGACCACCTCGCCGGCCTGCGGGCGGTGCAGTCGAACCACGACCTCTTCGACCCGATTCCACCTGCGACACCGCTCGAACCGGCGGTCCTCGCCGGGGCGGACATCACCCTCTCGTCCTCGAATCGCCAGTACGAACTCCTCGAACAGATTCACGCGATGCTCGACCGGGCGACCTCGCTCCGTGCGCTCTGGCCGGTCGCGGCCGACGACCGGTCGCTGTCCGAGGTCGTCGGTATCGCTGCCCGCGGTGGTTCGGTCACCGTCGCGGCCGACCCCGACATCGCCGAACGCTTGCAGGCGGAGGCCGAGACGAACGGGGGCGTCGCGCAGGGGAGCTGGCACGTCGAGTCCTGCGACGTGCTCCCGCGGCGACTCGGCGTGGTCGACCTCGTGACGGACGACGAGCGGTGCGTCCTGCTCGTCGTGTACTCCCCGACCGGGGGCATCCACGCGGTGGTCGAGAACGGGTCAGTGGGCGCGCGCCGGTGGGCAGACGACCTCTTCAGGCAGTACCTCGGCGCGTCGCAGGACCACCGTCTCGTCGACGGCCCGGTCGGCGAGACCGGGCAGCAGCCGGTCGACGAGCTGCCCGAGTCGGCGGCAGCTCCCGATGTCGTCACCGAGAGCGGCTTCCGACCGCTGTCGAGCGAGTACTTCGAGGGAACCGAGGTGCTCGCACCCGCGACGATGCTCCGGGCCGGCCCGCGCCTCGCCGAGGTACGGGCCGACATGACGCTCGCCCGCGAACACGTCGTCGACGGCGACCGACGCGACTTCGTCGCCGACGTGCTGGCCGACGTCGCCGACGGCCACGACTCGGTCATCATCGGCCTCCCGGGCAGTGGCAAGAGCACGTGCCTGAAACAGGCCGCCTACCGGTGGTGGCACGACGGGACCGGGCCCGTGGTCTACCGCGAGGCCGGCCGCGACGCCCCCATCGAGGACCCGACCGACCTCGCGTCGGCCCTGCGGGCGATGGACGGGCACGTCCTCGTGGCCGTCGAGGACGCGACCCGCGGCGACGTCTCGAGGCTCTTCACGCTGATACAGGAACTATCCGGGGACGCCGACGTCTCGTTCCTGCTCGATTCGCGTCGCTCCGAGTGGGCCGACCCCGACGAGTTGCTCGACGCGCGCCTCGAGACGTTCAGACAGGACGAGATACGCCCCGTCTCGGTCCCGGCGCTGGACGACACCGAACGCGACCGGTTCCACGCCCACGTCGACCGACTGCTCCCGGGGTCGTTGCCACCCCGCGAGGAGTTCACCATGCCGACGTGGGACGATAGCGACGCCGAGGCCGGCGAACTGCTCATCCTCTCACACCGGTACGGCCTGTTCGCGGACCCGCAGGACGACCGCGACGCAGTCACCTCCCTCTCGCAGGACGTCCGGAGCGCCTACGCGGCGGTCGCGGACGACCCGGACGCGCTCGTGGTCGCGACGCTCGTCAACGCCTGCAACGCGGCCGGGCTACCCGTCACGCCCGACCTGGTGTACGCACTCGCGGTGGACCCGGACGGCCCCGACCTGGACGCGGTCGATGCGGCCCTCGACGACCTCGACGGCCACGTCCTGTTCGGCCGCGTGAACGGTGCCTACCGGACGGTCCACGACGCCTGGTCGACCGCGTTCCTCGACGAGGTCGTCTCGACGCTGGACCACGCGGTGGCCCACCGGCGGTTCGCCGGGGCGGTCAACGCGCTGCTGGCGCTCGGAGGGGACCCGGACCGACGCGACCGCATCCGGTCCCTGCGGCAGGGTGACGCCCCGGTCCTCGAGCAGGTCGAGGCCGACCCGGTGGCGTGGCTGACCGCGACCGCCGAACGGCTCTTCTCGCTCGGTCGGGAGACGCCGGGACTGGCTCCCCTCTACGGCCACGGCCCCCACGCGAACCTGTCGTTCCCGGACGCCTGCCCGACCAGCACGGTCCATTCCTGTCTGGTCGCCAGGGCGCGGATGTACAGCGACGCCGGCGACTACGAGGTGGCCCTGGCCGAGTGCGACTACCTCGAGGAGGTGGCCGACGCCACGGCGGACGAGAACGCGAAAGCGCTCCTGCGGGCACGCGCCGACAAGATACGGAGTTACGTCTGGGACCGGCGCGGCGAGTTCGACGACGCCTGGGAGTACGGCCTCTCGAGCCTGGAGGGCTTCCGGGCCGCCGGCGACCGGCAGGGCGAGGCCCGGGCGCTCAACGGGGTCGGCGTCGTCGCCTGGCTCCGTGGCGACGTGGACGAGGCGAAGGCTCGCTTCGAGGCCGCACTCGACATCTACGACGAGATCACCGACCTCCGCGGCGAGGCGGACGTGCTGAACAACCTCGGCATGATACAGCGCGAACGCGGCGACCTCGACGGGGCGGTCGAACGCTTCGAGCAGAGCCACGAGATCCGCCACACCATCGGCGCCCGCGTCCAGGCGCTGGACAGTCTCATCAACCTGGGGGTCACCGCCCGCGACGTGGGCGACCTCGATGCGGCCATCGCCCGCTTCCGGCAGGCGGTCCAGGAGAGCAAGACCGTCGGCGCCCGCGAGGTCGAAGCCCACGCCCGGCGGGCGCTCGGCAACACCTACCGGCGGGCCGGCGACCTCGGCCGGAGCCGCGAGTCCCTCGAACGCGCCCTCGAGATGACCAGTGCCCAGGAGAACCGACACTCCCAGATGCTCTGTCTCCGCGGCCTGGCCGCGACCGCGTGCGACGACGGGCGGCTCGACGAGGCGGCCGACCACGTCGAGGCCTGTCTGGCACTGGTCGAGGAACTCGGCGACGAGCGCGACGAGGCCCTCGCGCTGGCCATCAGGGGACGCATCGCCCAGCAGCGCGGCGACCTCGACGTTGCCTGCGAGCACCTCTCGAGCGCCATCGAGATGCTCGAATCCCTCGACCGCTCGCCCGGCCTCGCGGAGACGTACCGCGACTACGCGTCGGTCTGCTCGGCCAACGGCGTGTACGAGAAGGCGTTCGATGCACTCGACGCCGCCATCGAGCGCTACGAGTCGGTCGGCGCGACCCCGTACCTGCGGGAGACGCTGACCGAGGCCGCCGAGATCGCCGAGGCCGCCGGTGACGAGGAACGGGTCACGGCCTCGCGAGAACGCCTGGAAGGCATGGCCGAGGCGGAGTGA
- the nikR gene encoding nickel-responsive transcriptional regulator NikR yields the protein MTVVSVSMPEELLERIDEFAETHGYTGRSEVIREASRNLLGEFEDKKLEDRNLMGVVTVLFDYESTNVEHRMMSLRHEHEDLVASNVHNHVGDHYCMELFIVEGSLADISTFVGKIRATKNTLSVDYSVMPIDEVGSVP from the coding sequence ATGACAGTCGTCAGTGTCTCGATGCCGGAGGAACTCCTCGAACGGATCGACGAGTTCGCAGAGACCCACGGGTACACCGGCCGGAGCGAGGTCATCCGGGAGGCCTCCCGGAACCTCCTCGGCGAGTTCGAGGACAAGAAGCTCGAGGACCGCAACCTCATGGGCGTGGTCACCGTGCTGTTCGACTACGAGTCCACGAACGTCGAACACCGGATGATGAGCCTCCGCCATGAACACGAGGACCTCGTCGCCTCGAACGTCCACAACCACGTCGGCGACCACTACTGCATGGAGCTGTTCATCGTCGAGGGCTCGCTGGCGGACATCTCGACGTTCGTCGGGAAGATCCGCGCCACGAAGAACACCCTCTCGGTGGACTACTCGGTCATGCCCATCGACGAGGTCGGGAGCGTCCCCTGA
- a CDS encoding ATP-binding protein has translation MSETRQITIGETVDGSTVTVPVVELLTGRGFVTGKSGSGKSNTASVVAEELLEAGYPLLVVDTDGEYYGLKEEYELLHAGADEECDIQIAPEHAERMAHLALEENVPIILDVSGYLDEDVANELILETTKHLFAKEKKLKKPFLLVVEEVHEYIPEGGGMDETGKMLIKVGKRGRKHGLGIMGISQRPADVKKDFITQANWLVWHRLTWENDTKVVGRILGSEYENRITDLDAGQAFMMSDWAEADIRTIQFRRKRTFDAGATPGLDDFERPELKSVSDALVEDLSDITEEKAERENRIIELENELEKKEQKISTLEDELERARDISSAAEQMADAIAGNTGIETPGEQTTLDDAAAVDDDKPDEEKTNAEIEAERNELRKRVRELEGELERLESRNETLREENAELHEDGEEADIVQDQRDRIAFLEMALEQLQRRFSEPSSSSDSTAGSDEFDDVVELVHADPVEGRVEDAIHEAECNETYTWDTIAVLGEKAPMTVAQVEPLVDTDGQRIQSALTELRKRDVVRRDEKGRYELDRGSMERLVADHRERERMAAVKEKTRNP, from the coding sequence ATGAGCGAGACGAGACAGATTACAATCGGCGAGACGGTGGACGGGTCGACCGTGACGGTACCGGTCGTAGAACTGCTGACGGGCCGGGGCTTCGTGACTGGGAAGTCGGGCTCCGGGAAGTCGAACACCGCGAGCGTCGTCGCCGAGGAGCTGCTGGAGGCGGGCTACCCCCTGCTCGTCGTCGACACCGACGGGGAGTACTACGGGCTGAAGGAGGAGTACGAACTGCTGCACGCCGGCGCCGACGAGGAGTGCGACATCCAGATCGCCCCCGAGCACGCCGAGCGCATGGCCCACCTCGCGCTGGAGGAGAACGTCCCCATCATCCTCGACGTGTCGGGCTACCTCGACGAGGACGTCGCGAACGAACTCATCCTCGAGACCACTAAACACCTCTTCGCGAAGGAGAAGAAGCTCAAGAAGCCCTTCCTCCTAGTCGTCGAGGAGGTCCACGAGTACATCCCCGAGGGCGGCGGGATGGACGAGACGGGCAAGATGCTCATCAAGGTCGGCAAGCGCGGGCGCAAGCACGGCCTCGGCATCATGGGCATCAGCCAGCGCCCGGCCGACGTCAAGAAGGACTTCATCACGCAGGCGAACTGGCTGGTCTGGCACCGCCTCACCTGGGAGAACGACACCAAGGTCGTCGGGCGCATCCTCGGGAGCGAGTACGAGAACCGCATCACCGACCTCGACGCCGGGCAGGCGTTCATGATGTCGGACTGGGCCGAGGCCGACATCCGGACCATCCAGTTCCGCCGCAAGCGCACCTTCGACGCGGGTGCGACGCCGGGGCTCGACGACTTCGAGCGTCCCGAACTCAAGTCGGTCAGCGACGCGCTGGTCGAGGACCTCTCGGACATCACCGAGGAGAAGGCCGAGCGCGAGAACCGCATCATCGAACTCGAGAACGAACTCGAGAAGAAAGAACAGAAGATATCGACGCTGGAGGACGAACTCGAACGCGCGCGAGACATCTCCTCGGCCGCGGAGCAGATGGCCGACGCCATCGCGGGCAACACCGGTATCGAGACGCCGGGCGAGCAGACGACGCTCGACGATGCGGCCGCGGTGGACGACGACAAACCGGACGAGGAGAAGACGAACGCCGAGATCGAGGCCGAACGCAACGAGCTTCGCAAGCGGGTGCGCGAACTCGAGGGCGAACTCGAACGCCTCGAATCGCGCAACGAGACGCTCCGCGAGGAGAACGCCGAACTCCACGAGGACGGCGAGGAGGCCGACATCGTCCAGGACCAGCGCGACCGCATCGCGTTCCTGGAGATGGCGCTCGAACAGCTCCAGCGGCGGTTCTCGGAGCCGTCGAGTTCCAGCGATTCGACGGCCGGGAGCGACGAGTTCGATGACGTCGTCGAGCTGGTCCACGCCGACCCCGTGGAGGGGCGCGTCGAGGACGCCATCCACGAGGCCGAGTGCAACGAGACGTACACCTGGGACACCATCGCGGTCCTCGGCGAGAAGGCCCCGATGACGGTGGCCCAGGTCGAACCGCTCGTCGACACGGACGGCCAGCGCATCCAGAGTGCGCTCACGGAACTCCGAAAGCGCGACGTGGTGCGCCGCGACGAGAAAGGGCGCTACGAACTCGACCGGGGGTCGATGGAACGACTGGTCGCGGACCACCGCGAGCGCGAGCGCATGGCGGCGGTCAAAGAGAAGACGCGGAATCCCTGA
- the lpdA gene encoding dihydrolipoyl dehydrogenase translates to MADHSLPRETEVLVIGAGPGGYVAAIRAAQAGFDVTLVEKDAYGGTCLNVGCIPSKALITATDVAHEATTAEEMGITAEVDVDFAAMTDWKEGVVSRLTGGVEKLCRANGVTLVDGTAAFTDTQQVRVTRQGTTVGTTDFEHAIVATGSRPVELPGFAFDGEEVLSSTHALALDSLPDRLVVIGAGYIGMELSTVFAKLGVDVTVVEALDGVLPGYERDVARVVRRRAESLGVTFRFGERADGWTPTTGGVRVRTQSDDDGQAQYEADRVVVAVGRVPVTGTLDLSAAGVETDERGFVVTDEQARTSTDSIFAVGDVAGEPMLAHRASKEGEVAAAAIAGEDETMSTRAIPAAVFTDPEVATVGLTEAEAADAGLEPVVGRMPMRASGRALTLDETDGFVRVVANGTTGTIVGAQLVCPEASELVAEFALAVETGATLAEVATTVHTHPTLTEAVMEAAASAQGAAIHTVGR, encoded by the coding sequence ATGGCTGACCACTCACTGCCGAGAGAGACGGAGGTACTGGTTATCGGTGCAGGCCCCGGTGGATACGTCGCGGCGATCCGGGCGGCGCAGGCCGGGTTCGACGTGACGCTCGTGGAGAAGGACGCCTACGGCGGCACCTGTCTCAACGTCGGGTGCATCCCCTCGAAGGCGCTCATCACGGCGACCGACGTGGCCCACGAGGCAACCACCGCCGAGGAGATGGGCATCACCGCGGAGGTCGACGTGGACTTCGCGGCGATGACCGACTGGAAAGAGGGCGTCGTGAGCCGTCTCACAGGCGGTGTCGAGAAGCTCTGCCGGGCGAACGGCGTGACCCTCGTCGACGGGACCGCCGCGTTCACCGACACACAGCAGGTCAGGGTCACCCGACAGGGAACGACGGTCGGGACGACCGACTTCGAGCACGCCATCGTCGCCACGGGGTCGCGCCCGGTCGAGCTACCGGGGTTCGCGTTCGACGGCGAGGAGGTGCTCTCGTCGACCCACGCGCTCGCACTCGACTCGCTCCCCGACCGGCTGGTCGTCATCGGCGCGGGCTACATCGGGATGGAGCTCTCGACGGTGTTCGCCAAGCTCGGCGTCGACGTCACGGTCGTCGAGGCGCTCGACGGGGTGCTCCCGGGGTACGAACGCGACGTCGCCCGCGTCGTCAGGCGGCGAGCCGAATCGCTCGGGGTCACGTTCCGGTTCGGCGAACGAGCCGATGGGTGGACGCCGACCACCGGGGGAGTGCGCGTGAGGACTCAGTCCGACGACGACGGCCAGGCCCAGTACGAGGCGGACCGCGTGGTCGTCGCCGTCGGCCGCGTGCCGGTCACGGGCACACTCGACCTGTCGGCCGCAGGCGTCGAGACCGACGAGCGCGGGTTCGTCGTGACCGACGAACAGGCCAGAACGAGCACGGACTCGATATTCGCCGTCGGTGACGTCGCCGGCGAGCCCATGCTGGCCCATCGAGCCAGCAAGGAGGGTGAGGTCGCCGCCGCCGCTATCGCCGGGGAGGACGAGACGATGTCGACCCGCGCCATCCCGGCCGCCGTCTTCACCGACCCGGAGGTCGCGACGGTCGGACTGACCGAGGCCGAGGCCGCGGACGCGGGACTGGAGCCGGTCGTCGGTCGGATGCCCATGCGCGCCTCCGGCCGGGCGCTCACCCTCGACGAGACCGACGGCTTCGTCCGGGTCGTCGCGAACGGGACCACGGGTACCATCGTCGGTGCACAACTGGTCTGTCCCGAGGCGTCCGAACTGGTCGCCGAGTTCGCACTCGCGGTCGAGACCGGCGCCACGCTCGCGGAGGTCGCGACAACGGTTCACACCCACCCGACCCTGACCGAGGCGGTGATGGAGGCGGCCGCGAGCGCCCAGGGCGCGGCCATCCACACGGTCGGTCGGTGA
- a CDS encoding alpha/beta hydrolase, which produces MSSTLHPQVQEYLHGLTDEGLPPLYRLSLEDARQTYRDLSVPDEPPDEVASVRDRTVPGPDGDIPVRLYRPVGDDPIAPLVFCHGGGWMLGGLETHDALCRALANATNCLVVAVDYRLAPEHRFPAGLEDCYAATCWVANDEETLDVDADSLVVAGDSAGATLAMGVAMLARDRDGPAIDYQVLAYPATNYAFDTASYEENAQGYFLTRKDMERFWDGYLRSDLDATHAYASPHRAESMADLPPSLVVTCGFDPLRDDGRALADRLSDAGVPTKHVEYEDMIHGFLTMLSDPDLDRAREAIEEIGETVQHEVRQAAQVPQ; this is translated from the coding sequence ATGTCATCGACACTTCACCCCCAGGTACAGGAGTACCTCCACGGACTGACGGACGAGGGCCTGCCACCACTGTATCGCCTCTCGCTCGAGGACGCTCGCCAGACGTACCGCGACCTCAGCGTGCCGGACGAACCACCGGACGAGGTCGCGTCGGTTCGGGACCGTACGGTCCCGGGCCCCGACGGGGACATACCGGTCCGACTCTACCGGCCGGTCGGGGACGACCCTATCGCGCCACTCGTGTTCTGCCACGGCGGCGGCTGGATGCTGGGCGGCCTCGAGACCCACGACGCCCTCTGCCGGGCGCTCGCGAACGCCACGAACTGTCTGGTCGTCGCCGTCGACTACCGCCTCGCGCCCGAGCACCGGTTCCCCGCCGGTCTCGAGGACTGCTACGCCGCGACGTGCTGGGTCGCGAACGACGAGGAGACGCTCGACGTCGACGCCGACTCGCTGGTCGTCGCGGGCGACAGTGCCGGGGCGACGCTCGCGATGGGGGTCGCGATGCTGGCGCGCGACCGTGACGGCCCGGCCATCGACTACCAGGTCCTCGCCTACCCGGCGACCAACTACGCGTTCGACACGGCGTCGTACGAGGAGAACGCACAGGGGTACTTCCTCACCCGGAAGGACATGGAGCGGTTCTGGGACGGGTACCTCCGGAGCGACCTGGACGCCACGCACGCCTACGCCTCGCCACACCGGGCGGAGAGCATGGCGGACCTCCCGCCGTCGCTGGTGGTGACCTGTGGGTTCGACCCGCTCCGCGACGACGGGCGCGCGCTCGCCGACCGGCTGTCGGACGCCGGTGTCCCGACGAAGCACGTCGAGTACGAGGACATGATCCACGGCTTCCTGACGATGCTCTCGGACCCGGACCTGGACCGCGCCCGCGAGGCAATCGAGGAGATCGGTGAGACGGTCCAGCACGAGGTGCGACAGGCGGCGCAGGTACCGCAATGA
- a CDS encoding E3 binding domain-containing protein encodes MAIIVKMPKLGLEMEQGTVLEWFVDPGQPVSEGDVIAEVESEKSIGEVEAREDGELRRIYLEEGESIPPGKPIGILANGDADIADLEAEVESELGGAADTGQESSSDEAATGETGTASGDSGTAQTATAGAAPDGASAAVKASPRAKKRAEELSVDLSTVEGTGPMDSVTEADVEAAAESGTTAESDSAAEEVKASPRAKKRAEELGVDLTTVEGTGPMDSVTEDDVEAAAEAGSGAEPVAAQRVDTGGVATSRFQQVTEVAAPDAGEALLETTEAVRAAFEDRVTTTDLLLVVASAALADTPVVNGTYGESTHQVVADHDIALVTEADGELTTGVIPAVDEKSLTQLVEAREGLVGDEDERPSFTLAEPAGDDAEGLLVNRPAVAALEVDLSGQRAVPGDDGVDLRPLVTATLTYDTRAIGRSEATAFLDSFFERAAESSTLVLDSYRGTE; translated from the coding sequence ATGGCAATTATTGTCAAGATGCCAAAACTGGGGCTCGAGATGGAGCAGGGGACCGTGCTCGAGTGGTTCGTCGACCCCGGCCAACCGGTGTCGGAAGGCGACGTGATAGCCGAGGTCGAATCCGAGAAGAGCATCGGCGAGGTCGAAGCCCGCGAGGACGGCGAACTCCGCCGCATCTACCTCGAGGAGGGCGAGTCCATCCCACCGGGGAAACCCATCGGCATCCTCGCGAACGGGGACGCCGACATCGCCGACCTCGAGGCCGAGGTCGAATCGGAACTCGGCGGCGCGGCCGACACCGGCCAGGAGAGCTCCAGCGACGAGGCAGCGACCGGTGAGACCGGGACGGCAAGCGGCGATTCCGGTACAGCACAGACCGCGACTGCTGGGGCCGCACCCGACGGGGCGTCGGCAGCGGTGAAGGCCTCGCCCCGGGCCAAGAAGCGAGCCGAGGAGCTATCGGTCGACCTCTCGACGGTCGAGGGGACCGGCCCGATGGATTCGGTGACGGAGGCTGACGTCGAGGCCGCCGCAGAGAGCGGTACCACGGCCGAGAGCGACTCCGCCGCCGAGGAGGTCAAGGCATCCCCCCGTGCGAAGAAACGCGCCGAGGAACTCGGTGTCGACCTCACGACGGTCGAGGGGACCGGCCCGATGGATTCGGTGACCGAGGACGACGTCGAGGCCGCCGCGGAGGCTGGGTCGGGCGCCGAACCGGTGGCGGCCCAGCGGGTCGACACCGGCGGAGTTGCGACGTCCCGGTTCCAGCAGGTCACCGAGGTGGCAGCCCCCGACGCCGGTGAGGCACTGCTGGAGACGACCGAGGCGGTCCGTGCAGCCTTCGAGGACCGGGTGACGACCACCGACCTGTTGCTCGTCGTCGCCTCGGCGGCGCTTGCCGACACGCCGGTCGTGAACGGGACCTACGGCGAGTCCACCCACCAGGTCGTCGCCGACCACGACATCGCGCTCGTGACCGAGGCCGACGGGGAACTCACCACGGGCGTGATTCCGGCGGTCGACGAGAAGTCGCTCACCCAGCTCGTCGAGGCGCGCGAGGGCCTCGTGGGCGACGAGGACGAACGGCCGTCGTTCACGCTGGCCGAGCCGGCAGGCGACGACGCCGAGGGACTGCTCGTCAACCGGCCCGCCGTCGCCGCGCTGGAGGTCGACCTCTCCGGACAGCGGGCCGTGCCCGGTGACGACGGCGTCGACCTCCGGCCACTCGTCACCGCGACCCTGACCTACGACACGCGTGCCATCGGCCGGTCCGAGGCGACCGCGTTCCTGGACAGTTTCTTCGAGCGAGCAGCCGAGTCGTCGACGCTGGTGCTGGATTCGTACCGCGGCACGGAGTAA
- a CDS encoding NAD(+)/NADH kinase has protein sequence MAHVGLIVNPSAGRDIRRLTGGASIVDNYAKRRVAECVLHGLTLVDETPSVAVMPDRVDIATHAVEAAPPEMDVELVEMPIHETAADTRRAAERFRETADAVVVLGGDGTTRDAALEVGDVPLLSVSTGTNNVVPTPVDGTVAGAAAAVIADGMVDADTATYRHGRIDVHADDVSGEKSLTGLAAIGITDRPFVGTRAVIDPSELLGGVVSRAHPAEIGLTSAAGCIEPLAPDAPGGIALTLGAPEETPRSVRAILAPGMTDTVGIAEYDTLDWGETATFQVTDGVVGADGERELELTDATVSMTLSADGPRLVDVDATLRAAPDDGMMLRHGAAATE, from the coding sequence ATGGCCCACGTTGGACTCATCGTCAACCCGTCGGCAGGCCGTGACATCCGTCGGCTCACGGGCGGCGCGAGCATCGTGGACAACTACGCGAAACGCCGCGTCGCCGAGTGCGTCCTGCACGGCCTGACCCTGGTCGACGAGACACCCAGCGTGGCGGTCATGCCAGACCGGGTGGACATCGCCACCCACGCCGTCGAGGCGGCACCGCCGGAGATGGACGTCGAGCTGGTGGAGATGCCCATCCACGAGACGGCTGCGGACACGCGCAGAGCGGCCGAACGCTTCCGCGAGACGGCGGACGCGGTCGTCGTGCTGGGCGGCGACGGTACCACCCGCGACGCCGCGCTCGAAGTCGGTGACGTCCCCCTGTTGTCGGTCTCGACGGGGACGAACAACGTCGTGCCGACACCGGTGGACGGGACCGTCGCGGGCGCGGCGGCCGCCGTCATCGCGGACGGCATGGTCGACGCCGACACCGCGACCTACAGACACGGTCGTATCGACGTCCACGCCGACGACGTCTCCGGCGAGAAGTCCCTGACGGGGCTGGCAGCCATCGGTATCACCGACAGGCCGTTCGTCGGGACCCGGGCGGTCATCGACCCGTCGGAGCTGCTCGGCGGCGTCGTCTCGCGGGCCCACCCGGCCGAGATCGGCCTCACCAGCGCCGCGGGCTGTATCGAGCCGCTGGCGCCGGACGCCCCCGGCGGCATCGCACTGACACTCGGTGCCCCCGAGGAGACCCCGCGGTCGGTGCGGGCGATCCTCGCCCCGGGGATGACCGATACCGTCGGCATCGCCGAGTACGACACGCTCGACTGGGGCGAGACGGCGACGTTCCAGGTGACCGACGGCGTCGTCGGCGCCGACGGCGAGCGCGAACTCGAACTCACCGACGCGACCGTCTCGATGACGCTCAGCGCCGACGGGCCCCGGCTCGTCGACGTGGACGCGACGCTTCGCGCCGCGCCGGACGACGGGATGATGCTCCGGCACGGGGCGGCTGCCACCGAGTAG